Part of the Virgibacillus necropolis genome, CTCGCAGCGGTTAAGGCAAAAGGGAAAACAGTTATTGAAAATGCTGCCAAAGAGCCAGAGATTATTGATGTTGCGACATTGTTAACGAACATGGGTGCTAAAATTAAAGGTGTTGGTACGGACGTAATTCGTATCGAGGGTGTTTCATCGCTTCATGGATGTACCCATACGATTATTCCAGACCGAATTGAAGCTGGAACGTATGCAATTGCTGCGGCTGCGGCTGGTAGTGAAGTAGTAATTGATAACGTAATATCGCAGCATCTTGAGTCTGTTTTGGCGAAACTTCGTGAAATGGGTGTAACTGTTGAGGAAAGTGATGAACAACTACTTATTGCACCAAGAGGTCCACTGAAAAGTGTTGATATCAAAACCTTGGTTTACCCAGGGTTCCCAACAGATCTACAACAACCGTTTACTACATTATTAACGAAAGCTGTTAACACAGGTGTGGTTACAGATACTATTTATTCAGCACGATTAAAGCATATAGATGAATTAAGAAGAATGAATGCTTTAATTAAAGTTGAAGGTGGATCAGCAATCGTATCTGGACCTGTTCAGCTGGAAGGTGCCCGCGTAAAAGCTTCTGATTTACGCGCTGGGGCATCCTTAATAGTTGCTGGTTTAATGGCAAATGGAATTACTGAAATTACTGGCCTTGAGCATATTGATCGTGGGTATGAAAAAATTACCGATAAATTGATTAACTTGGGTGCAAATGTATGGCGTGAAGAAATGTCAGAACATGAAGTAGACCAATTTCAAAATTCTTAGAGTGTGGCATCCCTGGCCTTTATTCTGTCTAGCTGCAGCGCCGATTCTTTCGAAGGTGCTTGTGCTTTTCTTATAGGTCAGGTGGTGTTCTTTATTCTATAATATTGCACTAATATTCTACTAAATACATAATAAGAGGGAGAGAATTAAATCATGGAAAGAAGTTTAACCATGGAAATAGTTCGTGTAACAGAAGCTGCTGCTTTGTCCTCAGCTCGTTGGATGGGAAGAGGAAAAAAAGAGGAAGCTGATGATGCAGCAACATCAGCAATGCGTGATGTTTTTGATACAATCCCGATGCAAGGAACGGTTGTAATTGGGGAAGGGGAAATGGACGAAGCACCAATGCTTTATATCGGTGAAGAGCTTGGAACAGGGACTGGCCCAAGCGTAGATGTAGCTGTTGATCCATTGGAAGGAACAAATATCGTTGCACAAGGTACATGGAATGCGCTAGCCGTTATTGCAATTGCTGATCATAAATCCCTTTTGCATGCGCCTGATATGTACATGGACAAGCTTGCAGTAGGTCCGGAATCTGTTGGAAAAGTAAGCATTAACTACTCGACAATTAAAAATCTACAAATCGTAGCTGCGGCTAAAGGAAAACAGATAGAGGATCTAGTAGCAATTGTATTAGATCGTCCTCGCCACG contains:
- a CDS encoding UDP-N-acetylglucosamine 1-carboxyvinyltransferase, which encodes MQKMLVEGGNLLKGKVRVSGAKNSAVALLPAAILADSNVTIEGLPEISDVYTLGDLLEEIGGKVEWDGQKVDIDPEHMISMPLPNGKVKKLRASYYFMGAMLGKFNQAVIGLPGGCHLGPRPIDQHIKGFEALGAVVTNEQGAIYIRAKELTGARIYLDVSSVGATINIMLAAVKAKGKTVIENAAKEPEIIDVATLLTNMGAKIKGVGTDVIRIEGVSSLHGCTHTIIPDRIEAGTYAIAAAAAGSEVVIDNVISQHLESVLAKLREMGVTVEESDEQLLIAPRGPLKSVDIKTLVYPGFPTDLQQPFTTLLTKAVNTGVVTDTIYSARLKHIDELRRMNALIKVEGGSAIVSGPVQLEGARVKASDLRAGASLIVAGLMANGITEITGLEHIDRGYEKITDKLINLGANVWREEMSEHEVDQFQNS
- the glpX gene encoding class II fructose-bisphosphatase, with amino-acid sequence MERSLTMEIVRVTEAAALSSARWMGRGKKEEADDAATSAMRDVFDTIPMQGTVVIGEGEMDEAPMLYIGEELGTGTGPSVDVAVDPLEGTNIVAQGTWNALAVIAIADHKSLLHAPDMYMDKLAVGPESVGKVSINYSTIKNLQIVAAAKGKQIEDLVAIVLDRPRHEKLIQEIRDAGARIKLISDGDVAAAMNTAFDDTGVDILFGIGGAPEGVLAAVALKCLGGELQGKLIPSNEEERERCKKMGISDFDKVLTMDDFCGGDDAIFAATGVTDGELLKGVQFKGTKATTQTVVMRAKSGTVRFIDGEHSLQKKPNLVMEP